One window of the Alligator mississippiensis isolate rAllMis1 chromosome 5, rAllMis1, whole genome shotgun sequence genome contains the following:
- the LOC109282555 gene encoding syncytin-A-like translates to MALISLYITLGYLSITQGGWEKNLYLQISHAVAQAGNKSDCWICSHSPAHLHQGIPMIRVPISLQQWGTINGGFVRHYSLAAHRSAPKEWRAAPANWIISPRVEAPFCYRSNNTGAYNKATPVGHYPHCLTTLDYSPSSTSGILLGNVPSLNCTGFMVYNFSKEPHVALIANRSEFYIHSNFTSCNISRSSRITAERGPSYTMHINRKCRIGHNNCRDLSTLSAPGLYWLCGNRAHKILPWNWVGACTLGRVIPGFEMHSAIYLEQVKNFNHHMKRAVNPLATRNTGFHRFVRTFIPWLGVRELELAIINISATMEAMGNATADAIQALQKEISQISQVTIQHRIALDYLLVSQGGVCALVNSTCCVYVNQDMRIETDIRKIRNQLRVLHQVASENTDWGLEEMWSWLTSWLPDFGALGKKILYGILFVLIVLIMFYVLMQLILCCVKASRGSFSKARKPTAESRIMVLQKCEQIERKHERLHDEIEGLMRMEI, encoded by the coding sequence atggcactgatatccttatatatcacacttgggtatctcagtatcacccaaggggggtgggagaaaaatttgtatttgcagatctcccatgcggtggctcaagctggaaataaaagtgactgctggatatgctctcacagcccagcacacctacaccaaggaatcccaatgatcagagtaccaatatccctccagcaatggggaacaataaacggcggcttcgttagacactactcgttagctgcccatcggtccgctcctaaagaatggagggccgcccctgctaactggataatctccccaagagtagaggcgcctttctgttacagatccaacaacaccggagcttataataaagccacacctgtaggacactaccctcattgcctaactactctagattatagccctagtagcaccagtggaatcctgttgggtaacgtaccctctctcaattgtacaggattcatggtctacaacttttctaaggaacctcatgttgctctcattgcaaacagatcagaattttacattcactccaattttacttcttgtaatatatctcggtccagcagaataacagctgaacgtggaccgtcctatacgatgcatatcaatcgaaagtgccggatagggcacaacaactgccgagatttgagtaccctttctgccccaggcctttactggctctgcggaaacagggctcataaaatcttgccctggaattgggtgggggcatgcactcttggacgtgttatccctggtttcgaaatgcatagtgcaatatatctggaacaagtaaaaaatttcaaccatcacatgaaaagggcggttaaccccttagctaccagaaacacagggttccatcgatttgtgagaaccttcataccgtggcttggagtaagagaattggaactagccataattaacatttcagccacaatggaagctatgggaaatgccactgcggatgcaattcaggctctgcaaaaagagatctcccagatctcacaagtaactatacaacaccgcatagccctagattacctactggtatcccagggaggagtatgtgccttagtaaactccacctgttgtgtctatgtcaatcaggacatgcgaatcgaaactgacattcgcaaaatccgaaatcagttaagggtcctacatcaagtggcctcagaaaatactgactggggtctagaagaaatgtggtcttggctaacctcctggctcccagatttcggggcccttggcaagaaaatcctgtatggaatattgtttgtcttgatagttctgataatgttctatgtcttaatgcaactgatcctctgctgcgtgaaagccagcaggggaagctttagcaaggcaagaaaacccacagcagagtctagaataatggtgttacaaaagtgtgagcagattgaaagaaaacatgaaaggctgcatgatgaaatagaggggctcatgagaatggaaatttaa
- the LOC106737757 gene encoding zinc finger protein ZFP2, with amino-acid sequence MEDNPISPASEPPSPPGHIRIIEADSSVEEEEEEDMGTLKRAAQGQSRSTEDLQMVGVSLERQRFSSSPSPTGWCQEGHSPPDHHNADGLGQNGCEEEEVATLSCQEVPQAEAPGKQQSCKPFRWKQRLYEQLESIRAAAAPPGQEGGEPAGADEAGPSRGKQLRLLQGWATNFQRKKYLLENGQGAGLRDMGSSPSSPKEGGQRLVLGQGKYWEWEGAGPGACSPKLAEPGSTYSKPDFVHLIDEHGIYSTAKLVLGGAAGEELEDVVVLPPHLKQGGAGPELEIREVIIDEKPFQCRVCEKTFKRAWELFSHEVVHNEERPFHCDLCEASFKRHSDFKSHRLVHTEERPFHCEMCGKKFKRSSNLQEHRRIHTGERPYQCACCDKSFKTPYELQRHMLTHCTEKPFKCSDCGKDFPTTNSLVLHQRQHCDDKPHVCGVCGKKFTYGHSLKVHERVHTGDRPFVCPICGKGFKQSNALSSHERVHTGERPFICKTCGKAFKQSSYLVIHERSHTGERPYKCEMCEKAFARPSLLLQHHRVHSEERPYKCSFCEKFFKDLSYLTVHEKVHTGETPYKCSVCDKGFAHPSNLLQHQRVHRHS; translated from the coding sequence atggaagacaatcccATTTCTCCAGCCAGCGAGCCCCCTTCGCCACCAGGGCACATCCGGATCATTGAGGCAGATAGctcagtggaggaggaggaggaggaagacatgGGGACCCTGAAGAGAGCAGCCCAAGGGCAGAGCAGGAGCACGGAGGACCTACAGATGGTGGGGGTTTCCCTTGAGAGACAAAGGTTTTCGTCCTCTCCTAGCCCCACTGGATGGTGCCAAGAGGGGCACAGCCCTCCAGACCACCATAATGCTGATGGTCTGGGCCAGAATGGAtgtgaggaggaggaagtggcCACTCTGTCATGCCAGGAGGTCCCCCAAGCTGAGgcaccagggaagcagcagtccTGCAAGCCATTCCGGTGGAAGCAGCGGCTGTATGAGCAGTTGGAGTCCATtcgggctgctgctgctccccctggccaAGAAGGTGGGGAGCCAGCTGGTGCCGATGAAGCAGGGCCGTCCCGGGGCAAGCAACTGCGGCTGCTCCAGGGTTGGGCTACCAACTTCCAGAGGAAGAAATATCTCTTGGAgaatgggcagggggctgggctgagggacatgggctcctccccatccagccccaaggaggggggaCAGCGCCTGGTACTAGGGCAAGGCAAGtattgggagtgggagggagcgGGGCCTGGTGCCTGTTCCCCCAAGCTGGCTGAGCCTGGCAGTACGTACTCCAAGCCAGACTTTGTGCATCTCATTGATGAGCACGGGATCTATTCTACTGCAAAACTGGTGCTGGGCGGGGCAGCAGGTGAAGAGCTGGAGGATGTGGTGGTGCTGCCACCCCACCTGAagcagggtggggctggccctgagcTGGAGATCCGGGAGGTGATCATAGATGAGAAGCCCTTCCAGTGCCGCGTGTGTGAGAAAACCTTTAAGCGGGCCTGGGAGCTATTCAGCCATGAGGTGGTGCACAATGAGGAGCGCCCCTTCCACTGCGACCTGTGTGAGGCCTCCTTCAAGCGCCATTCCGACTTCAAGAGCCACCGGCTGGTGCATACTGAAGAGCGTCCCTTCCACTGCGAAATGTGTGGCAAGAAGTTCAAGCGGTCGTCCAACCTGCAGGAGCATCGgcgcatccacactggggagcGTCCCTACCAGTGCGCCTGCTGTGACAAGAGCTTTAAGACGCCTTACGAACTGCAGCGCCACATGCTCACCCACTGCACTGAGAAGCCCTTCAAGTGCAGTGACTGTGGAAAGGACTTTCCCACCACCAACTCTCTGGTGCTGCACCAGCGCCAGCATTGTGACGACAAGCCCCATGTCTGTGGTGTCTGTGGCAAGAAGTTCACATATGGACATAGCCTCAAGGTGCACGAGCGCGTTCACACTGGTGACCGGCCTTTTGTCTGCCCCATCTGTGGCAAAGGCTTCAAGCAGTCAAATGCTCTCTCCTCCCATGAACGTGTGCACACCGGTGAGCGTCCCTTCATCTGCAAGACCTGTGGCAAGGCCTTCAAGCAGTCATCGTACCTAGTGATCCACGAGCGCTCGCACACTGGGGAGCGCCCCTACAAGTGCGAGATGTGCGAGAAGGCCTTTGCCCGTccctcactcctgctgcagcaccACCGCGTGCACAGTGAGGAGCGCCCCTACAAGTGCAGCTTCTGCGAGAAGTTTTTCAAGGACCTGTCATACCTCACAGTGCATGAGAAGGTGCACACAGGCGAGACCCCCTACAAGTGCAGTGTCTGCGACAAGGGCTTTGCCCACCCTTCCAACCTGCTGCAGCACCAGCGTGTACACCGTCATAGCTGA